Proteins encoded within one genomic window of Companilactobacillus sp.:
- a CDS encoding glycoside hydrolase domain-containing protein, with protein sequence MDEWVLKTQKWVNKKYAGISGYERCPENGNTGWKTIYSLREGLQHELGISPVSSGYGPATELGVSNILNKLVNGYSSNIVRLIQGAFWCKGISPSDFDGRFSAKTQKAIEILQKNAGIPANGTMTGHLMRALFDMSAFVLVQSGSSKIRSMQQYLNGSYNKYFGILPCDGIYQRDTNTALIYALQAVEGMDPSTANGFYGPGTINKTPTLRKGDSGEAVTILQYGLLVNGFYEGPFDGTFSSKVSDAVISFRKFMNLSPISETADLTVIKGLLTSNGDTNRDSIACDTSTQLNERQIVLLKKYGFYVVGRYLTGTVGVGAQRRNKNLTNTEIAKINKAGISIFPIYQDGGWDQSYFTSGQGAKDARLARSAALKLGFPTGSTIYFAVDVDIEGGNIQGSVIPYIRAVRENLYDFKIGIYGTRNVCSSALKAGYAKSCFVSDMSTGYSGNLGFKMPNNWSFDQFIEYSIGDLPIDQVASSGKDDGVRKFQNVSIPAHKAVNELFGDLKFSFEKKMNLMNFGWLTVDLLASKEVNLNASNNGVISIENGKISSSALSSWLSKAFNTNADFGQLIFDQTGKMQFISKIKKGVLEISSTLKSNFEYVTKLTVTVFELMEGPVEDAFSVILQATIKPKEIPGALVEVLAMTDDFLDHWGMPVAIGLAGVIVVICVGGPGALIVTATSVATELIAFLVLAVKALEVVR encoded by the coding sequence ATGGACGAATGGGTTTTAAAAACACAAAAATGGGTAAATAAAAAGTATGCCGGAATCTCTGGATACGAACGTTGTCCAGAAAATGGCAATACTGGATGGAAGACAATTTATTCATTAAGAGAAGGTTTGCAACACGAACTTGGAATTTCCCCTGTATCTTCAGGATATGGTCCTGCTACTGAATTAGGAGTCTCCAATATACTTAATAAACTTGTTAATGGTTATAGTAGTAATATAGTGAGACTAATTCAGGGGGCATTTTGGTGTAAGGGAATTAGCCCATCTGATTTTGATGGGCGTTTCAGTGCCAAAACTCAGAAAGCAATTGAAATATTACAGAAAAATGCTGGAATTCCGGCTAATGGAACGATGACAGGACATTTGATGAGGGCATTATTTGATATGAGTGCATTCGTACTTGTCCAAAGTGGATCTTCAAAAATAAGATCTATGCAGCAGTATTTAAACGGTTCTTACAACAAGTATTTCGGAATTTTACCGTGTGATGGAATCTATCAAAGAGATACAAACACAGCATTAATATATGCACTTCAAGCGGTTGAAGGGATGGACCCATCCACTGCAAATGGATTTTATGGTCCGGGTACAATTAATAAAACTCCTACGTTGAGAAAAGGAGATTCTGGGGAAGCAGTAACAATTCTACAATATGGATTGTTAGTTAATGGGTTCTATGAAGGTCCTTTTGATGGCACATTTTCTAGTAAAGTTTCCGATGCGGTTATTTCATTTCGAAAATTTATGAATTTGTCACCAATTAGCGAAACTGCTGATTTAACTGTAATTAAGGGTCTTTTAACTAGTAATGGAGATACCAATAGGGATTCAATCGCATGTGATACGTCAACTCAATTAAACGAAAGACAAATTGTATTATTAAAAAAATATGGATTTTATGTCGTTGGAAGATATTTGACTGGTACAGTTGGCGTCGGGGCTCAAAGAAGAAATAAGAATCTAACAAACACTGAAATTGCTAAAATAAATAAAGCGGGAATTAGTATTTTTCCGATTTATCAAGATGGTGGTTGGGATCAAAGTTATTTTACTTCAGGACAAGGTGCCAAGGATGCGAGACTGGCAAGAAGTGCTGCTTTAAAATTGGGATTCCCAACTGGATCAACAATTTATTTTGCGGTTGATGTCGATATTGAAGGTGGTAACATACAAGGAAGCGTTATTCCATATATCCGAGCAGTACGTGAAAATTTATATGATTTTAAAATTGGGATATACGGAACACGGAATGTTTGTAGTAGTGCGTTGAAAGCAGGGTATGCTAAGTCTTGCTTCGTTTCGGACATGTCAACCGGATATTCAGGTAATTTAGGTTTCAAAATGCCAAATAACTGGTCGTTTGATCAATTCATCGAATATTCAATTGGGGATTTACCAATTGATCAAGTTGCTTCTTCGGGTAAAGATGATGGTGTTCGAAAATTTCAAAATGTATCAATACCCGCGCACAAGGCAGTTAATGAATTATTTGGAGATTTAAAATTCAGTTTTGAAAAAAAGATGAATCTTATGAATTTTGGATGGCTAACTGTGGATTTATTGGCCAGTAAGGAAGTTAATTTAAATGCTTCTAATAATGGGGTTATTTCGATAGAGAACGGAAAGATATCCTCATCGGCATTGAGTAGTTGGTTATCGAAAGCATTTAATACTAATGCAGATTTTGGACAACTTATTTTTGATCAGACTGGAAAAATGCAATTTATTTCAAAAATAAAAAAGGGAGTATTGGAAATTTCTTCAACATTAAAATCAAATTTCGAATATGTCACTAAATTAACTGTTACAGTTTTTGAATTGATGGAAGGTCCGGTTGAGGATGCTTTTTCGGTTATTTTGCAAGCAACCATCAAACCAAAAGAAATTCCAGGTGCTTTGGTTGAAGTTTTAGCTATGACTGATGATTTTTTGGATCATTGGGGAATGCCCGTTGCTATTGGATTGGCTGGAGTTATAGTTGTGATTTGTGTTGGAGGGCCAGGTGCATTAATAGTCACGGCTACCTCAGTTGCAACGGAACTTATTGCTTTTTTAGTTCTGGCAGTTAAAGCACTAGAAGTTGTACGTTAA